A region of Drosophila mauritiana strain mau12 chromosome 3L, ASM438214v1, whole genome shotgun sequence DNA encodes the following proteins:
- the LOC117140454 gene encoding structural maintenance of chromosomes protein 5, with the protein MAGDRALSSKQLAGRIHSVYCKDFVSYSEITFHPKHYLNVLTGPNGSGKSTIVSAIILGLGGEPILLDRSASVADYIQSNKSSATIIVRVYGRTPNTTETFRRIINSNGSSTFSVNDKDTSKKNFLAAVSSFNIQVSNLCQFLPQDRVQDFSKMNPQELLLNTMSSVCDDELTNSFNRLKQMRTEQANVHANREKEKSDLVKKQKRLEHLQMTVAQYKEREDVKQKLQVYSAKKLWVETQAGEAKAAEMKTQVKNAKTHSDKLKHQHDKFVQAQQQIENEKVSLREAFLEKTRLLERAVAQKAAIDDKIDSLKQGIYQKKYELEQNIKKSHKTATECDNLEQLVENKIYELETLNKSRPQIVSELERAKESCAAARGKAMEQYSRRRQLEQKLNDEMIPEITAYKLKIERLRNVKMQKINEIRAKNPNLVVAMNWLAQNKQRYKSNVYDPMILELTVQNHEDAKYLENVVAQRDLFAFACEDKGDMSDLINELCVKQKLGVNVIYCASSDRLAHSPKIPIEDLRSFGFRSYLVDLVTGPIPLINKLCASYSIHNIPIGTEAVGNYTSSIPKAIRVYFGGSKKFVVTASRYRSDTILTESSIRAKNQLITVDSQQLALVMKQCSEAVKESDSIKNAITQTDNEFERLQAVAHDEQEKRRKLDQKIAHFNSLKIEIETLQKRLEALRNSDSLDCLQTNFCNSLHKDLKKVFDADAELCSCLKAVERLMNEKNAAQTKVSIYMLQHESQIEALKESEEQSKAATRDFQQLLQGLENQISDVNKRKSAIQGLCDGEIPTSSKFPFKKEFRELENIDLPELREAIHDIQARLECMKSVNSEAISSYQQLQNEVKELEEGIQESVNQAKSIESGMSNLYEKWEPKLNSLVETISTKFSEFMESIEYVGEVVLSKTDKYDFDSYGIQIMVQFRRGLQLQPLDKFIQSGGERAVSIAIYSLSLQHVTHVPFRCVDEINQGMDATNERHIFDLLLKEATKHGSAQYLFVTPKLLRDLNYNEHLCVSIVHNSKTVCHGMQFPMT; encoded by the exons ATGGCGGGGGATCGTGCCTTGAGTTCCAAGCAATTGGCGGGGCGCATACACTCCGTGTACTGCAAAGATTTCGT ATCCTACAGCGAGATCACATTCCATCCGAAGCACTACCTAAACGTCCTGACCGGTCCCAATGGCAGTGGCAAGTCCACCATCGTGTCGGCCATCATTTTGGGCCTGGGAGGGGAACCGATTCTCCTTGATCGCTCCGCCAGCGTTGCCGACTACATACAAAGCAACAAATCCTCGGCCACCATAATTGTCCGTGTGTATGGACGCACGCCCAACACCACGGAGACCTTTCGGCGCATAATAAACTCAAATGGCTCGTCTACCTTCTCTGTGAACGACAAGGACACCTCCAAGAAAAACTTTCTGGCCGCCGTATCATCCTTTAACATACAAGTCAGCAATTTGTGTCAGTTCCTCCCGCAGGATCGGGTTCAG GACTTCTCCAAGATGAATCCTCAAGAGCTTTTACTCAACACAATGTCCTCCGTGTGTGACGATGAGCTGACTAACAGCTTCAATCGTCTAAAGCAAATGCGCACAGAACAGGCGAATGTCCATGCTAATCGGGAAAAAGAGAAAAGTGATCTGGTTAAGAAGCAAAAACGATTGGAACA CTTACAAATGACTGTGGCCCAGTATAAAGAACGCGAAGATGTCAAGCAAAAGCTGCAAGTATACAGTGCGAAGAAATTGTGGGTTGAGACTCAGGCTGGAGAAGCCAAGGCCGCAGAAATGAAAACTCAAGTGAAAAACGCAAAAACTCACAGCGACAAATTGAAGCACCAACATGACAAATTTGTTCAAGCCCAACAACAAATTGAGAACGAAAAAGTGTCACTCAGAGAGGCCTTCTTGGAAAAG ACACGCTTATTAGAAAGAGCTGTAGCGCAGAAGGCGGCAATTGATGATAAAATTGACTCTTTGAAGCAAGGAatttaccaaaaaaaatatgaactGGAG caaaacattaaaaaatcaCATAAAACGGCCACAGAGTGTGATAACCTAGAGCAGTTggtggaaaataaaatttacgAGCTTGAAACCCTAAATAAGAGCAGGCCTCAGATCGTTTCGGAACTTGAAAGAGCCAAGGAATCGTGCGCAGCGGCCCGCGGGAAAGCAATGGAGCAGTACAGTAGACGGAGACAACTGGAGCAAAAACTGAATGATGAAATGATTCCTGAAATTACTGCGTATAAACTTAAAATAGAGCGGTTGAGAAACGTCAAAATGCAAAAGATTAAT GAAATTAGAGCGAAAAATCCGAATTTGGTTGTGGCCATGAACTGGTTGGCTCAAAATAAGCAAAGGTACAAATCGAACGTTTATGACCCAATGATACTTGAG CTTACAGTACAAAATCATGAGGATGCAAAGTATCTGGAAAACGTTGTGGCGCAGCgtgatttatttgcatttgcgTGTGAGGACAAGGGGGATATGTCGGATCTGATCAACGAGTTGTGTGTGAAGCAAAAATTGGGAGTCAACGTTATATACTGCGCATCATCCGATAGACTCGCGCACAGTCCCAAAATTCCGATCGAAGATCTGCG CTCTTTTGGATTTCGGTCATACCTCGTGGATCTTGTTACGGGACCAATACCACTAATAAACAAGCTTTGCGCTTCCTACTCCATTCATAATATACCAATTGGAACAGAAGCTGTGGGCAATTACACTTCATCCATTCCAAAAGCTATCCGAGTTTATTTCGGCG GCAGCAAGAAGTTCGTTGTGACCGCATCCCGCTATCGTTCGGACACTATTCTTACTGAGAGTAGCATTCGAGCGAAGAACCAACTTATTACAGTGGACTCACAACAACTGGCCCTGGTGATGAAACAGTGCTCCGAAGCAGTGAAAGAAAGCGACAGCATTAAAAACGCAATAACCCAGACCGACAATGAATTTGAACGATTGCAAGCTGTTGCACACGATGAGCAAGAGAAGAGACGAAAGCTCGACCAAAAAATAGCCCATTTTAATAGCTTGAAAATCGAAATTGAAACGCTCCAGAAGAGGCTGGAAGCCCTGCGCAATAGCGATT CGCTAGACTGTCTTCAAACCAATTTTTGTAATAGTTTGCATAAAGACTTGAAAAAAGTATTCGATGCTGATGCGGAGTTGTGCTCCTGCTTGAAAGCTGTAGAACGACTTATGAATGAAAAGAATGCGGCCCAAACAAAGGTATCCATTTATATGCTGCAACATGAGAGTCAAATTGAAGCCCTCAAGGAAAGCGAGGAACAGAGTAAAGCAGCAACC AGAGACTTCCAACAGTTGCTGCAGGGCTTAGAAAATCAAATTAGCGACGTTAACAAACGAAAGAGCGCTATCCAGGGCCTGTGTGACGGAGAAATTCCAACCAGTAGCAAATTTCCTTTTAAGAAGGAATTTAGGGAGCTGGAAAATATAGATTTACCCGAACTACGAGAGGCAATTCATGACATTCAGGCACGATTGGAGTGTATGAAAAGTGTAAACTCCGAG GCCATCAGCAGCTATCAACAACTGCAAAATGAAGTCAAAGAACTGGAGGAAGGAATTCAAGAATCTGTTAACCAAGCAAAGAGCATCGAGTCTGGCATGTCCAATTTATACGAAAAATGGGAGCCCAAACTTAATAGCTTGGTAGAAACAATCAGTACCAAGTTCAGCGAATTTATGGAGTCCATTGAATACGTGGGAGAAGTTGTGTTATCCAAAACCGACAAA TATGACTTTGACTCATATGGAATTCAGATAATGGTCCAGTTCCGGAGAGGTCTCCAGTTGCAGCCGCTGGACAAGTTTATTCAATCTGGTGGCGAACGCGCAGTCTCCATCGCCATATACTCATTGTCCTTGCAACATGTCACTCATGTGCCATTCAG GTGTGTCGACGAAATAAATCAAGGCATGGACGCTACAAATGAACGTCACATATTCGACTTGCTCCTCAAAGAAGCCACCAAGCATGGCTCGGCTCAGTATTTATTTGTAACACCTAAG TTGCTTCGAGACCTGAACTACAACGAACATCTCTGTGTTTCCATTGTTCACAACTCAAAAACTGTTTGCCATGGCATGCAATTCCCGATGACTTAG